The proteins below come from a single Pyramidobacter porci genomic window:
- a CDS encoding methyltransferase family protein: protein MGNNALQKLRAWAFKQRGGIWTVLFVVILALARPLPARIVPGLILVALGQLLRFWGVGCITLYRGEEVKAQRLATWGPYALVRNPLYVANGLLGLGWAWMSGNVPTVVFLAAFCVLYGALIVPHEEAFLARKFGREYEDYKKRVGRFVPKNFSREALAHVGSGGYDASVLLKSEIHSLLVTVVGTALIFSRLWW from the coding sequence ATGGGGAATAACGCTTTGCAGAAACTTCGCGCCTGGGCGTTCAAACAGCGCGGCGGCATTTGGACGGTGCTGTTCGTCGTGATTCTCGCCCTGGCGCGCCCGCTGCCCGCCCGCATCGTCCCCGGTCTGATCCTGGTGGCGCTCGGGCAGCTGCTGCGCTTCTGGGGCGTGGGCTGCATCACGCTTTACCGCGGCGAGGAAGTCAAGGCCCAGCGCCTGGCGACGTGGGGCCCCTACGCATTGGTCCGCAATCCGCTGTACGTGGCCAACGGTCTGCTGGGACTGGGCTGGGCCTGGATGTCGGGCAACGTGCCCACGGTTGTGTTCCTGGCGGCGTTTTGCGTGCTCTACGGCGCGCTGATCGTGCCTCATGAAGAGGCGTTTTTGGCGCGGAAGTTCGGCCGGGAGTACGAGGATTACAAAAAGCGCGTCGGGCGCTTCGTGCCGAAGAACTTTTCCCGCGAAGCCCTTGCCCATGTCGGCTCCGGCGGGTACGACGCTTCGGTCCTGTTGAAAAGCGAGATCCATTCGCTGCTCGTCACGGTCGTCGGCACGGCGCTGATCTTTTCGCGCCTGTGGTGGTAA
- a CDS encoding lysylphosphatidylglycerol synthase transmembrane domain-containing protein, with product MSLRKGLAIFLFLTLGVGALIICVSVDKHALHAFMHMRKINILYVLMMVFLAWSCDASRFCLTARAMGYRIRFVRGLVLTWLHYFGCALTPMQVGGGPFQVYVLYKSGVPVGSGIAITLIRTLFSTFLLSIAAPVAFLTVPQLAAGGVLVKGVFFYVGILSVVMWVVFILSILKADMIKRFCCAMFLWLKKFKWFSRLRVLRAYRVTCSEIDSYSENVKRMVGPGLPYFIGAFLLSVCHLVALFSVLPLLMHAVRLPVHYLHAVLAQAMFMFILYFIPTPGASGVAEGGGAAIFGLLMPENMAGIMAVICRFFTEYLAIFMGCIVAIRMIGWGTAEKIISGSRDELIEEERNNGE from the coding sequence TTGCGAAAAGGACTGGCGATCTTTCTGTTCCTGACGCTGGGCGTCGGCGCGCTGATCATCTGTGTAAGCGTGGACAAGCACGCGCTTCACGCGTTTATGCACATGAGGAAGATCAACATTTTGTACGTGCTGATGATGGTCTTTCTGGCCTGGAGCTGCGACGCTTCGCGTTTTTGCCTGACGGCGCGGGCCATGGGCTACAGGATCCGTTTTGTCCGCGGTCTGGTGCTGACCTGGCTGCACTATTTCGGCTGCGCGCTGACGCCCATGCAGGTCGGCGGCGGCCCGTTCCAGGTCTACGTACTGTACAAGTCGGGCGTGCCGGTCGGCTCGGGCATCGCCATCACGCTGATCCGCACGCTGTTCAGCACCTTTCTGCTGAGCATCGCGGCGCCGGTGGCTTTTCTGACGGTGCCGCAGCTGGCGGCCGGCGGCGTGCTGGTCAAGGGCGTGTTCTTTTACGTGGGGATCCTGTCGGTGGTCATGTGGGTCGTTTTTATCCTCAGCATCCTCAAGGCCGACATGATCAAGCGCTTTTGCTGCGCCATGTTCCTCTGGCTGAAGAAGTTCAAATGGTTCAGCCGGCTGCGCGTGCTGCGCGCCTACCGCGTCACCTGTTCCGAAATCGACAGCTATTCCGAAAACGTGAAGCGCATGGTCGGCCCCGGGCTGCCGTATTTTATCGGCGCGTTCCTGCTTTCCGTCTGCCATCTGGTGGCGCTGTTCTCCGTGCTGCCGCTGCTGATGCACGCGGTGAGGCTGCCGGTCCATTATCTGCACGCCGTGCTGGCGCAGGCCATGTTCATGTTCATTCTCTACTTCATCCCCACGCCCGGCGCCAGCGGCGTGGCCGAGGGCGGCGGCGCCGCGATTTTCGGCCTGCTGATGCCGGAGAACATGGCGGGAATCATGGCCGTCATCTGCCGTTTTTTCACGGAATATCTGGCTATCTTCATGGGCTGCATCGTCGCCATCCGCATGATCGGCTGGGGCACGGCGGAGAAGATCATCAGCGGTTCCCGGGACGAACTGATCGAAGAGGAGCGGAACAATGGGGAATAA